One genomic region from Haloarcula taiwanensis encodes:
- a CDS encoding sodium:calcium antiporter, with amino-acid sequence MAPSLLVEAAIIVAATVAIWKGSDWLESSSERLATYYGLPEVVQGAIIVAVGSSFPEVATVVVAALGGSMPLGVGAIVGSAIFNILIIPAAAGIATDDQLEASRTLVYKEAQFYMLAVSVLLITMALAVIYYPGEATLTGVITRPLAAIPLALYGLYVFIQYQDTADHDPEKDWTADISVRREWLFLLLGLAVILVAVENLVHAVGVIGRAAGIQEFLLGVTILAAATSLPDTLVSVKAARDDRGVTSLANVLGSNTFDLLVAIPLGVLIAGTWTVDFAMAVPMFGVLTGATILLFTVLRTDLVLSELESYALLGAYAVFVAWVIVETAGWVGGVLPT; translated from the coding sequence ATGGCTCCCAGTCTGTTGGTCGAGGCTGCGATCATCGTCGCCGCGACGGTCGCAATCTGGAAAGGCAGTGACTGGCTCGAATCGTCGAGCGAACGGCTCGCGACGTACTACGGCCTCCCCGAAGTCGTCCAGGGTGCGATAATCGTTGCTGTCGGGTCGAGTTTCCCGGAGGTCGCGACCGTCGTCGTCGCGGCGCTTGGCGGGTCGATGCCGCTCGGCGTCGGCGCAATCGTCGGTTCAGCTATCTTCAACATCCTCATCATCCCCGCTGCTGCGGGCATCGCCACGGACGACCAACTCGAAGCGAGCCGGACGCTCGTCTACAAGGAGGCGCAGTTCTACATGCTCGCCGTCTCGGTCCTGCTCATCACGATGGCGCTTGCGGTCATCTACTACCCCGGCGAGGCCACACTCACTGGCGTCATCACGCGGCCGCTGGCGGCGATTCCGCTCGCGCTCTACGGCCTGTACGTCTTCATCCAGTATCAGGATACGGCCGACCACGACCCTGAAAAGGACTGGACTGCCGACATCTCGGTCAGGCGGGAGTGGCTCTTCCTCCTGCTGGGCCTGGCTGTCATCCTCGTGGCCGTGGAGAATCTCGTCCACGCAGTCGGCGTCATTGGCCGGGCCGCCGGCATTCAGGAGTTTCTGCTCGGCGTGACGATTCTCGCGGCGGCGACGAGCCTCCCCGACACGCTCGTCAGTGTTAAAGCAGCCCGCGACGACCGCGGGGTCACGTCGCTCGCAAACGTGCTCGGCTCGAACACCTTTGACCTGCTCGTCGCCATCCCGCTTGGCGTTCTCATTGCCGGTACGTGGACCGTCGACTTTGCGATGGCCGTGCCGATGTTCGGCGTCCTGACCGGGGCGACGATTCTCCTGTTTACCGTCCTCCGGACCGACCTCGTGTTGAGCGAACTCGAATCGTATGCACTGCTCGGCGCTTATGCGGTTTTCGTCGCCTGGGTTATCGTCGAGACTGCGGGCTGGGTCGGCGGCGTGTTACCGACCTGA
- a CDS encoding phosphoribosylaminoimidazolesuccinocarboxamide synthase: MTSVKDFRVDEPATAEELGRGAFVFTDDYSVFDWGKMPDQIPDKGASLCTMGAYNFQLLEENHVPTHYEGVRLPGNDEVVDLGEALSADAAPEEMVIELTQVPDLPFEGGRYDYDAYHRGANENYLIPLEIVFRNRVGVGSSLRSRTEPADHGLDYDTWPEEVVDLDRPIVEFSTKYEEQDRYLDREAADRIAGTADIDRLEELARAVNHIVTQQAAEADLVHEDGKIECLYYDGEIRVADVVGTFDENRFSYEGQQVSKEVIRQYHKRTQPEWVAAVSDAKQQADTDGVADWKSLCAESPQPLDENVIQVARDLYCAGTNAYVGGSVFDAPSLDEAVSAASEL, translated from the coding sequence ATGACGAGCGTCAAGGACTTCCGCGTGGACGAACCGGCGACGGCCGAGGAACTGGGCCGCGGTGCGTTCGTGTTCACGGACGACTACTCTGTATTCGACTGGGGGAAGATGCCGGACCAGATCCCCGACAAGGGCGCGTCGCTGTGTACGATGGGCGCGTACAACTTCCAGCTACTGGAGGAGAACCACGTTCCGACACACTACGAAGGCGTCAGGCTCCCCGGCAACGACGAAGTGGTAGACCTCGGCGAGGCGCTGTCTGCCGACGCCGCCCCCGAAGAGATGGTCATCGAACTCACGCAGGTCCCGGACCTCCCGTTCGAGGGCGGTCGCTACGACTACGACGCCTACCACCGGGGGGCCAACGAGAACTACCTCATTCCCCTGGAAATCGTCTTCCGGAACCGCGTGGGCGTCGGGTCGTCACTTCGGTCTCGGACCGAGCCCGCAGACCACGGCCTCGACTACGACACCTGGCCCGAGGAGGTCGTTGACCTGGACAGGCCAATCGTCGAGTTCTCGACGAAATACGAGGAGCAGGACCGCTACCTCGACCGCGAAGCGGCCGACCGCATCGCCGGGACGGCCGACATCGATCGGCTGGAAGAACTGGCCCGGGCGGTCAACCACATCGTCACCCAGCAGGCCGCCGAGGCCGATCTGGTCCACGAAGACGGGAAGATCGAGTGCCTGTACTACGACGGGGAGATTCGCGTCGCCGACGTGGTCGGGACGTTCGACGAGAACCGCTTCTCCTACGAGGGCCAGCAGGTCTCGAAGGAAGTCATCCGCCAGTACCACAAGCGCACACAGCCCGAGTGGGTCGCGGCTGTAAGCGATGCCAAACAGCAAGCCGACACGGACGGCGTCGCCGACTGGAAATCCCTCTGTGCGGAGTCGCCACAGCCGCTCGACGAGAACGTGATTCAGGTCGCGCGGGACCTCTACTGTGCCGGCACGAACGCCTATGTCGGGGGGAGCGTGTTCGACGCGCCATCACTCGACGAGGCCGTCAGCGCCGCGAGCGAACTCTGA